A stretch of DNA from Caldalkalibacillus thermarum:
GACTCAGCCGCCCTGGTCATCATTGGTTCGCTGAAGTGGAACACGGAGAGATCAAAGGCGTTATTTATCATCATGATCAATTAGTCCAAATCTGCTATGCCTCGTTCTCCCAACATACCGTTTTGGGAACGTTTCTTAGCAAATACCTTTCTTATTTTATCACACATGGAGAAAAAAAACAGCTTAGCTGGTTAAAAAAACAACTTACTCGCTATGAGAGCAAGTGTCTGGAGCAAAGTCTGTTCGTGGTTCAGAGTAAGCGCACACCTCACTTAATCAACCAACCCCTTATGGGGTTAAAAAATATACGCTTTCGGCCAGCTGTCCCTGCTGATTATGCCCGCCTCGCTGCCCTCTATGCAGGTTCGGAAGTGGAGCAGCAGGTGGATGGCCAGCTCGTGTGGGAGGCTGTCAGACGG
This window harbors:
- a CDS encoding GNAT family N-acetyltransferase, whose protein sequence is MSSAVVTLKASHYPEVYSFLSQQEPWSIIAFDALLTHGLSRPGHHWFAEVEHGEIKGVIYHHDQLVQICYASFSQHTVLGTFLSKYLSYFITHGEKKQLSWLKKQLTRYESKCLEQSLFVVQSKRTPHLINQPLMGLKNIRFRPAVPADYARLAALYAGSEVEQQVDGQLVWEAVRRGRVIVAEQKQLAGTVMCLKESPRYVLLGGLYVAPWARSQGIASLLGQKMVQQVLKRGKKVCFYYRDSSLTPFYQRADFQPIGYWNSYSFTSKQTMFFNGSS